A stretch of Lathyrus oleraceus cultivar Zhongwan6 chromosome 6, CAAS_Psat_ZW6_1.0, whole genome shotgun sequence DNA encodes these proteins:
- the LOC127094312 gene encoding uncharacterized protein LOC127094312 — MDDTKRLYHSLSTATTTTAQDPILKDTATLCETLFDQLNAKFHEFFSALPLLNNVPVTEFLPSPNSQLWPLVEHLSLILRCSLVVLTFPYSDQNFFTNKRRCILRILKSFLFVDVTQLHDGTTVLLCRNFLSDVQMEFSDSCRPFLCAVLEVFADELLRHRPLREYLMLADSESSDCEKTFVCQFNHRDIVVVLEVISAHFILSVSNEKAFENFISRLCLHWNGDFRFHELGLASAVALLLDHVVYSAPKMFQAHVISLVSEVIDSGLSSENLTLDMSCYLTAFQKSVSLYSRHVSSLQMDSFCIELSCAFNRTMFERGHPTFESCIQEGTRTRLSQFLSKSNSSLDSCSCEMSSKTKADILTEFIKYMKERQYIFVDSCRDKAVSILDYIIHQAFSHDAVGDALHVKKNTSTQDIYLLASILKLMSISLLQAIKCLSNNGDSGCLKTTGSSSVHDEYDSLISIINPFQQFKFCLPIQNFLHNMMKNQQTNYQVSKSMFVHFSGLLSLSFYNGFDVLAKGCISIIMALMSMFIFEEGDLVDLGSFVGPPLHSCSSEILLHESGKEGARSKEIIYKIASEFHKIRKCNLRSNPVVADGSEKTYNGEKFLDCMLGKKEPDYAELADFHDCSEGKDYSRWLNNRKKYRNWKLQKKINSKKNKKERVWKALRIRKLEV; from the exons ATGGATGACACTAAAAGATTATACCACTCCCTCTCCACCGCAACCACCACCACCGCTCAAGACCCAATTCTGAAAGACACCGCCACTCTTTGCGAAACcctcttcgaccaactcaacgcCAAGTTCCACGAATTCTTCTCCGCGCTCCCTCTGCTCAACAATGTGCCCGTGACTGAATTCCTTCCATCTCCGAATTCACAGTTATGGCCACTTGTTGAACATCTTTCTCTCATTCTTCGCTGCTCCCTCGTTGTTCTGACATTTCCCTACTCCGACCAGAATTTCTTCACCAACAAGCGCCGCTGCATTCTTCGCATCCTCAAATCGTTCCTATTCGTCGATGTCACTCAACTCCATGATGGAACTACGGTCCTGCTCTGTCGTAACTTTCTCTCTGATGTTCAAATGGAATTCTCTGATTCTTGCCGTCCATTTCTCTGTGCGGTACTTGAG GTATTTGCAGATGAACTTTTAAGACATCGACCATTGAGAGAGTATCTTATGTTGGCTGATTCAGAATCTTCCGACTGTGAAAAGACTTTTGTGTGCCAATTTAACCATAGAGATATTGTTGTTGTTCTAGAGGTGATATCTGCACATTTTATCCTGTCAGTTTCTAATGAGAAAGCATTTGAGAATTTCATCAGCAGATTATGTTTGCATTGGAATGGAGATTTTAGATTTCATGAACTTGGACTTGCTAGTGCAGTGGCATTGCTGCTTGACCATGTTGTGTATTCTGCACCAAAGATGTTCCAGGCACATGTAATTTCATTGGTTTCTGAAGTCATTGATTCGGGCTTATCTTCAGAGAATTTGACTCTAGATATGAGCTGCTACTTAACGGCATTTCAAAAATCTGTCAGCTTGTACTCTAGGCATGTGTCTAGCTTGCAAATGGATAGTTTTTGCATTGAATTAAGTTGTGCCTTTAATAGAACCATGTTTGAGAGAGGTCATCCAACTTTTGAATCTTGTATTCAGGAAGGAACACGTACCAGACTAAGTCAATTCTTATCAAAATCAAATAGTTCACTGGACTCTTGCAGTTGCGAAATGTCATCTAAAACAAAAGCTGACATTTTGACTGAGTTCATCAAATATATGAAAGAGAGGCAGTACATATTTGTTGATTCATGCCGAGATAAGGCTGTCTCAATATTGGATTACATAATTCATCAAGCTTTCTCTCACGATGCTGTTGGAGATGCGTTGCATGTAAAGAAAAACACTAGTACTCAAGATATTTATCTTCTTGCATCCATATTGAAGTTAATGAGTATTTCACTGCTACAAGCAATTAAGTGTCTAAGTAATAATGGTGATTCAGGTTGTCTGAAAACCACAGGAAGTTCCTCTGTGCATGATGAATATGATTCCTTGATCAGCATCATCAACCCTTTTCAACAATTTAAGTTTTGTTTACCCATTCAGAACTTCTTGCACAATATGATGAAAAATCAGCAAACAAATTACCAAGTCTCCAAGTCAATGTTTGTGCACTTTTCAGGCTTACTATCTCTAAGTTTTTACAATGGTTTTGATGTGTTAGCAAAGGGGTGTATATCTATAATTATGGCACTGATGTCTATGTTTATTTTTGAAGAGGGAGATTTAGTTGATTTAGGGTCATTTGTGGGTCCGCCATTGCATTCTTGTTCATCTGAAATTTTGTTGCATGAAAGTGGAAAG GAGGGGGCTAGAAGTAAAGAAATTATATATAAAATTGCATCAGAGTTTCATAAAATCCGAAAATGTAATTTAAG ATCAAATCCCGTAGTTGCGGATGGATCAGAGAAGACCTATAATGGAGAAAAGTTTCTTGATTGCATGTTAGGCAAAAAAGAACCTGATTATGCTGAACTTGCAGATTTTCATGACTGCAGCGAGGGAAAAGATTATTCCAGATGGTTGAATAACCGCAAAAAATACAGAAATTGGAAGCTTCAGAAAAAAATAAATTCAAAGAAGAATAAGAAAGAAAGAGTGTGGAAGGCTTTGAGAATCAGAAAATTGGAAGTCTGA
- the LOC127092573 gene encoding uncharacterized protein LOC127092573, which produces MEPSSPPSPPVADNTDPEHRLREAEDRLRDAIEELQRRQRRAAAHAYHNLHHHNNLDSPPCGHGPDESCFAHAIGNLCQTFLLSYGVRVGIGILLRAFKLARRQSYSSLLDLKQLVSEKDLIVREEACRIGLLFGGFTGSYHALRCLFRKLRKKETAMNAILAGSVAGFSILALNDSNRRRTLALYLLARLAQCAYNSAKSKNKFHLWGSHWRHGDSLLFSLACAQVMYAFVMRPESLPKSYQEFIQKTGPVAEPVYRAVRDSCRGHPVDVASLHTYLSRKGKSDYVKLEEFPSIIPCSIIHAGTNSCLAHEVNATSATFKKTFPLYFSLTFVPFVVLHLQKFTDAPFHTFWVAIKGAVRSTAFLSAFVGIFQGVICLHRKLSSRDHKLVYWIAGGVSALSVLLEKKARRGELALYVLPRSVDSLWYILVNRHLLPKIRNAEVFLFSLCMGGIMYYLEYEPETMAPFLRGLIRRFLASRISSPSLPSNQTASQTACQTPAYAYLQAQDGTYLQAQDGTPTPKLQERRGSESSEKFNLESIPGL; this is translated from the exons ATGGAACCCTCCTCTCCCCCGTCTCCTCCGGTCGCCGACAATACCGATCCCGAGCACCGCCTTCGCGAAGCGGAGGACCGTCTCCGAGACGCTATCGAGGAGCTTCAACGCCGCCAACGACGCGCCGCTGCTCATGCTTACCACAACCTCCACCACCATAACAACCTTGACTCCCCGCCCTGCGGTCACGGTCCCGATGAGTCCTGCTTCGCCCACGCCATTGGCAACCTCTGCCAGACTTTCCTTCTCTCATACGGCGTCAGAGTCGGTATCGGGATTCTCCTCCGCGCCTTCAAGCTTGCTCGAAGGCAATCCTACTCCTCTCTCCTTGATCTCAAG CAACTTGTTTCAGAAAAAGACCTAATAGTCAGGGAAGAAGCATGTCGAATTggtttactttttggtggtttcACCGGATCTTATCATGCTCTTAGATGCTTGTTTAGAAAGTTGAGAAAAAAAGAGACTGCGATGAACGC AATTTTAGCAGGTTCAGTTGCTGGTTTCTCAATTCTGGCACTAAATGATTCAAATAGGAGGCGCACACTGGCTTTATATCTATTAGCTAGGCTAGCCCAG TGTGCTTATAATTCTGCAAAATCTAAGAACAAGTTTCACCTTTGGGGAAGTCATTGGAGACATGGAGATTCTTTGCTGTTTTCACTTGCTTGTGCACAG GTTATGTATGCCTTTGTAATGCGCCCTGAGAGCTTGCCGAAATCCTATCAAGAATTCATTCAAAAGACCGGACCAGTTGCAGAGCCTGTATACAGGGCTGTAAGAGATAGCTGTAGAGGTCATCCAGTTGATGTTGCTTCACTGCACACCTACTTATCTCGCAAAGGAAAATCTGACTATGTGAAGTTGGAAGAATTTCCCTCTATTATTCCTTGTTCCATCATTCACGCAGGGACAAATTCATGTTTAGCTCACGAAGTAAATGCAACATCAGCAACCTTCAAGAAAACTTTCCCACTTTACTTCTCTCTGACCTTTGTGCCATTTGTCGTTCTGCACCTACAAAAG TTCACTGATGCTCCTTTCCACACTTTTTGGGTTGCCATTAAAGGAGCTGTTCGCTCCACGGCCTTTTTGTCTGCTTTTGTTGGAATCTTTCAG GGAGTCATATGTTTGCATAGAAAACTTTCTTCAAGAGATCACAAACTTGTGTATTGGATAGCAGGTGGAGTATCTGCCCTTTCAGTGCTATTGGAGAAAAAAGCAAGGCGGGGTGAGCTAGCTTTATATGTTCTTCCCCGATCAGTAGATTCTTTATGGTATATCTTGGTGAACAGGCACCTGCTTCCAAAAATTAGGAATGCCGAG GTCTTTCTGTTTTCTCTTTGCATGGGAGGGATCATGTATTATTTGGAATACGAGCCAGAAACCATGGCCCCATTTCTTAGGGGCCTGATCCGCCGCTTCCTTGCCAGCAGAATTAGCAGTCCAAGCCTGCCTTCTAATCAAACTGCTTCTCAAACTGCGTGTCAAACTCCGGCTTACGCATACCTACAAGCTCAAGATGGCACATACCTACAAGCTCAAGATGGCACCCCAACGCCGAAATTACAAGAGAGAAGGGGCAGTGAATCTTCTGAGAAGTTCAATCTTGAGTCTATTCCCGGGCTTTGA